The genome window TGTCTTCGCGGGCCGAGGAGAGGATTTTCTGTACATCCTCATCGCTTCCACGCTTTGCCTGGACTTTGTTCATAAACTCGAGCGCTTCGTTCTGCTTGTTTGCTTCGGCGTAGCGCTGGATCACCTGGTTGATGTAGTACGGGTCGATCCGGTCCGGAGCCAGCTCAAATGCTTTCTCATAATGGTATGGCGCGGACTTCAGGCCCTCAACCTCGCTAGGAACCATGTCTCCGTGCATCTGAAGGAACCGGCCTTTCTCGATTTCCCACTTGTACTTATCGTAGGACAATCCGGCCGCTTCCATTTTCTCAGGAGCGGTGCGAAGAATCGTTGCCGCAGTGTCGATGTAGGCGCGCTGCGTTGCCTGATCGTCTGTCTGTTCTGCAAGGCCCGCGTAGAGTTCGACGGCGCGCTCGAAGTTCCTGTCGTCATTCTTTGGGAAGCCAGGAGCATTGTCGAGAACCCACCGCAGGTCCGGGCGGGCATCTGCGTAGTTTTCGTTCTTCAGATTCTCGTAGTACAGGCTGTAGTGCATGGCCTTATCCTGCTGGCTTGGCCCATTGTCGCCTGACGACTGTGCCACGGCCGTAGCCGGGGCAAGCGTGGAGAACAGCAGCGTGGAGAACAGGACGGCTGCGGCTGTTTGCAGAATCCTCAACGAGTACGAGGCCGGGTGGGTGGATTGCATGCTCATATGTCTACTGTGGAAAACAGTCGGCAACTTAGGGTGTGTACTCCAGTGGACGCCCGGCGGTGGGTCCCAGCGTCCGAACGGAGGGGTTAGCGGAGCTTCGGTTTCGTGAACCAGCGCTCACCAATGCTGATAGCGAGCGATCCGCCGTAAAAAAGGTCCTGAACGAGGTCAGGCTCCGAGGTCCCTCGCGTTCCTACATGAAACGTTAGGTCAAC of Longibacter salinarum contains these proteins:
- a CDS encoding tetratricopeptide repeat protein, with the translated sequence MSMQSTHPASYSLRILQTAAAVLFSTLLFSTLAPATAVAQSSGDNGPSQQDKAMHYSLYYENLKNENYADARPDLRWVLDNAPGFPKNDDRNFERAVELYAGLAEQTDDQATQRAYIDTAATILRTAPEKMEAAGLSYDKYKWEIEKGRFLQMHGDMVPSEVEGLKSAPYHYEKAFELAPDRIDPYYINQVIQRYAEANKQNEALEFMNKVQAKRGSDEDVQKILSSAREDIFGKNPQAQIDFLKKQLENNPGDLETQKKLFKALTDQGYIQEASQLAEKLLQAGDLPAETYRSIAQMQLTDGRPTQAFSTYEKAMAAGAELNATDYFNMGTAKRRTGDLPQARRYYRKAISAQSDFGKAYMAIGDVYVSAVSECGGSKMSRKDKAVYWLALDMYQRAKQVDPSLEQQANNNIRTYSQYMPTQEDIFYVDEWEVGQSVRIDYGCYSWINETTTVRDPA